A part of Streptomyces sp. NBC_01210 genomic DNA contains:
- a CDS encoding dynamin family protein, whose amino-acid sequence MDVRPQLIDALSALRDRVAAVRLPLPLPGAPRARQTRTELLAQLDDYLVPRLKEPEAPLLAVVGGSTGAGKSTLVNSLVGRRVSEAGVLRPTTRTPVLVCHPDDHHWFAGMRVLPQLTRVWLPPQDETEGPDDGAREAQEENSLRIETAATLPRGLALLDAPDIDSLVVENRLLAAELICAADVWVMVTTASRYADAVPWHLLRTAKEYDATLVTVLDRVPHQVITDVSRQYAALLTKAGLGEVPRFTIPELPESAGGGNGLLPTTAVSPLFSWLAHRAQDPAARQQTVGRTAAGVIDSLNARMPALAGAVAAQYTAAVRLTGAVEEAYEKEGERVRQRLRAGAVLAGDARTRWRSFPRDSSAGELLDSLVASLSALLQCAVAAAEEHVQEAWRREPAAEALIVQGRRDLESGERIGIAVRRWRRVLEELAEEEVRRLERTAASDPETVAALLAATLLGGRRARSAGERLAERIGAQGALRLRDKGGELVTTYIDDVLHSERDRRLAPLDALDLTPEPQAELIAALSVLQKER is encoded by the coding sequence TTGGATGTACGGCCTCAGCTGATCGACGCACTCTCCGCCCTCCGCGACCGTGTCGCCGCCGTGCGTCTCCCCCTCCCTCTTCCCGGCGCTCCGCGTGCCCGGCAGACGCGCACCGAGCTGCTCGCGCAGCTCGACGACTATCTCGTGCCCCGGCTCAAGGAGCCCGAAGCGCCGCTCCTCGCGGTCGTCGGCGGTTCCACCGGGGCCGGGAAGTCGACCCTCGTCAACTCCCTTGTGGGGCGGCGGGTCAGCGAGGCGGGCGTGCTGCGGCCCACCACGCGTACGCCCGTGCTCGTATGCCACCCCGACGATCACCACTGGTTCGCCGGGATGCGCGTGCTGCCCCAGCTCACCCGCGTATGGCTGCCGCCGCAGGACGAGACCGAAGGACCCGACGACGGCGCGCGCGAGGCCCAGGAGGAGAACTCGCTGCGGATCGAGACCGCCGCGACGCTGCCCCGCGGGCTCGCGCTGCTCGACGCCCCCGACATCGACTCGCTCGTCGTGGAGAACCGGCTGCTGGCCGCCGAGTTGATCTGCGCCGCCGATGTCTGGGTGATGGTCACCACCGCCTCGCGGTACGCCGACGCCGTGCCGTGGCATCTGCTGCGTACCGCGAAGGAGTACGACGCCACGCTGGTCACGGTGCTCGACCGGGTGCCGCACCAGGTCATCACGGACGTGTCGCGGCAGTACGCGGCGCTGCTGACAAAAGCCGGCCTCGGCGAGGTGCCGCGGTTCACCATTCCGGAGCTGCCCGAGTCGGCGGGCGGCGGCAACGGACTGCTGCCCACCACCGCCGTCAGCCCGCTCTTCAGCTGGCTCGCCCACCGGGCGCAGGACCCCGCGGCCAGACAGCAGACCGTGGGGCGTACCGCGGCGGGCGTGATCGACTCGCTCAATGCGCGGATGCCCGCGCTCGCGGGCGCGGTGGCCGCCCAGTACACGGCGGCCGTACGGCTCACCGGTGCGGTCGAGGAGGCGTACGAGAAGGAGGGCGAACGGGTACGCCAGCGGCTCCGGGCCGGTGCCGTGCTCGCCGGGGACGCGCGGACCCGCTGGCGCAGCTTTCCGCGCGACAGTTCCGCGGGCGAACTGCTGGACTCCCTGGTCGCCAGTCTCTCGGCGCTGCTCCAGTGCGCCGTCGCCGCCGCCGAAGAGCATGTCCAGGAGGCCTGGCGGCGCGAGCCGGCCGCGGAAGCGCTCATTGTCCAGGGGCGCCGGGACCTGGAGTCGGGAGAGCGGATCGGCATCGCCGTACGCCGCTGGCGGCGCGTCCTGGAGGAGCTGGCCGAGGAAGAGGTACGCAGGCTGGAGCGGACCGCCGCGTCCGACCCCGAGACGGTGGCCGCGCTCCTCGCAGCCACGCTGCTCGGCGGGCGCCGGGCCCGCAGCGCGGGGGAGCGGCTCGCCGAGCGGATCGGGGCCCAGGGCGCGCTGCGGCTGCGCGACAAGGGCGGCGAGCTGGTGACGACGTACATCGACGACGTACTGCACAGCGAACGAGACCGCCGCCTCGCACCCCTCGACGCACTCGATTTGACCCCTGAACCGCAGGCCGAGCTGATCGCCGCGCTGTCCGTACTGCAGAAGGAGAGGTGA
- a CDS encoding ArsI/CadI family heavy metal resistance metalloenzyme, whose product MSRVQLALRVNDLEGSIAFYSKLFGVEPAKLRPGYANFAITEPPLKLVLIEGEAGEDTRLDHLGVEVESTEQVTAATGRLQEAGLATFEENDTSCCYALQDKVWVTGPGKEPWEVYVVKADADNLDKSSESAPDACCGTTGCCTPEEQAIDPNQTLAEAKATAGCTCGS is encoded by the coding sequence ATGTCCCGCGTTCAGCTCGCCCTGCGCGTCAACGACCTCGAAGGCTCCATCGCCTTCTACTCCAAGCTCTTCGGCGTGGAGCCCGCCAAGCTCCGCCCCGGGTACGCGAACTTCGCGATCACCGAGCCCCCACTCAAGCTCGTCCTGATCGAGGGCGAGGCCGGCGAAGACACCCGCCTGGACCACCTCGGAGTGGAAGTGGAGTCCACCGAGCAAGTCACCGCCGCGACAGGCCGACTCCAGGAGGCAGGCCTCGCGACATTCGAGGAGAACGACACCTCCTGCTGCTACGCGCTGCAAGACAAGGTCTGGGTGACCGGACCAGGCAAGGAACCGTGGGAGGTGTATGTCGTCAAGGCCGACGCCGACAACCTCGACAAGAGCAGCGAAAGCGCACCAGATGCCTGCTGCGGCACCACCGGCTGCTGCACCCCCGAGGAGCAGGCCATCGACCCGAACCAGACCCTGGCGGAAGCGAAGGCCACCGCCGGATGCACCTGCGGCAGCTGA
- a CDS encoding single-stranded DNA-binding protein produces the protein MNDTMVTVVGNVATNVEYRESASGGVARFRIAVTPRRWERQSGSWTDGHTSFYTVFAWRTLAVNLAGSVSVGEPLLVHGRLKVREEERDGKRRTFVDIEAVAVGHDLTRGTSAFRRVVKAEPNLTERPQGAQTPTPVS, from the coding sequence GTGAACGACACCATGGTGACGGTGGTGGGCAATGTCGCCACGAATGTGGAGTACCGGGAATCGGCGTCGGGAGGGGTGGCGCGATTCCGCATTGCGGTGACGCCGAGACGGTGGGAGCGGCAGAGCGGTAGCTGGACGGACGGACACACCAGCTTCTACACGGTCTTCGCCTGGCGGACGCTCGCCGTGAATCTCGCCGGATCCGTGTCTGTCGGTGAACCTCTTCTCGTCCATGGACGGTTGAAGGTGCGGGAGGAAGAGCGGGACGGGAAGCGGAGGACGTTCGTGGACATCGAGGCGGTGGCGGTGGGACACGACCTGACGCGGGGGACGTCTGCATTCCGGCGAGTGGTAAAGGCGGAACCGAATCTGACGGAACGTCCGCAGGGGGCGCAGACGCCGACACCCGTGTCCTGA
- a CDS encoding VOC family protein, with translation MAIQRMDNVGIVVEDMDAAIAFFVELGMELEGRAEVEGPFADQCTGLDGVRCDIAMVRTPDGHSRLELAKYRSPAVISAGPRNRPHNILGTHRVMFAVDDVEDTVARLRPHGAELVGEIARFEDSYLLCYLRGPEGIIVGLAEQLR, from the coding sequence ATGGCGATTCAGCGGATGGACAACGTCGGCATCGTCGTCGAGGACATGGATGCCGCCATCGCGTTCTTCGTGGAACTCGGTATGGAGCTGGAGGGCAGGGCGGAGGTCGAGGGCCCCTTCGCCGACCAGTGCACCGGACTCGACGGCGTCCGCTGTGACATCGCGATGGTCCGGACCCCGGACGGTCACAGCCGGCTCGAGCTGGCGAAGTACCGCAGCCCCGCGGTGATCAGCGCCGGGCCGCGCAACCGGCCGCACAACATTCTGGGCACGCACCGCGTCATGTTCGCCGTCGACGACGTCGAGGACACCGTAGCCCGCCTGCGCCCTCACGGCGCCGAACTGGTCGGCGAGATCGCCCGGTTCGAGGACAGCTATCTGCTCTGCTACCTCCGCGGCCCGGAGGGCATCATCGTCGGACTGGCCGAGCAACTGCGCTGA
- a CDS encoding DEAD/DEAH box helicase → MNRSVRTNDRFSNPRKGGSAGSDRGARFRPQGQGRPGNRSGGYGRRPAARQGEFALPVTITPALPAAATFGELDMPVELLKTLTGLGMNEPFPIQAATLPNSLAGRDVLGRGRTGSGKTLAFGLALLARTEGRRAEPRQPLALVLVPTRELAQQVTDALTPYARSLKLRLATVVGGMSIGRQASALRAGAEVVVATPGRLKDLIERKDCRLDRVDITVLDEADQMADMGFMPQVTELLDQVRPEGQRMLFSATLDRNVDLLVRRYLHDPVVHSVDPSAGAVTTMEHHVLHVHGADKYATTTEIAARDGRVIMFLDTKHAVDQLTKHLLNSGVRAAALHGGKSQPQRNRTLAQFKTGHVTALVATNVAARGIHVDNLDLVVNVDPPSDHKDYLHRGGRTARAGESGSVVTLVLPNQRRDMARLMADAGITPHTTHVRSGEAELSRITGAQPPSGIPITVSAPVTERPKRGGAPFRGRGTRPGRPGRAGSESRRSAEARQTAEARKAARVRRAA, encoded by the coding sequence ATGAACCGCTCAGTTCGCACGAACGACCGTTTCTCCAACCCCCGCAAGGGTGGCTCCGCCGGTTCCGACCGGGGCGCCCGCTTCCGCCCGCAGGGCCAGGGTCGCCCCGGCAACCGTTCCGGCGGCTACGGGCGCCGTCCCGCCGCGCGGCAGGGCGAGTTCGCGCTGCCGGTCACCATCACACCGGCCCTCCCCGCGGCCGCGACCTTCGGCGAACTCGACATGCCGGTCGAGCTGCTGAAGACGCTCACCGGCCTCGGCATGAACGAGCCGTTCCCGATCCAGGCGGCGACGCTGCCGAACTCCCTGGCCGGTCGGGACGTGCTGGGCCGCGGGCGTACCGGTTCGGGCAAGACGCTCGCCTTCGGTCTGGCGTTGCTGGCCCGTACCGAGGGCAGGCGTGCCGAGCCCCGTCAGCCGCTGGCGCTGGTCCTGGTTCCCACCCGCGAGCTGGCTCAGCAGGTCACCGACGCGCTCACCCCCTACGCCCGGTCGCTGAAGCTGCGACTGGCCACCGTGGTCGGCGGTATGTCGATCGGCCGCCAGGCCAGTGCGCTGCGCGCCGGGGCCGAGGTCGTGGTGGCGACGCCGGGCCGCCTCAAGGACCTTATCGAGCGCAAGGACTGCCGTCTGGACCGGGTGGACATCACCGTCCTGGACGAAGCCGACCAGATGGCCGACATGGGGTTCATGCCCCAGGTCACCGAACTCCTCGACCAGGTACGCCCCGAGGGCCAGCGGATGCTGTTCTCGGCCACCCTGGACCGCAATGTCGACCTGCTGGTGCGCCGCTACCTCCACGACCCGGTGGTCCACTCCGTCGACCCCTCCGCGGGCGCGGTCACCACGATGGAGCACCACGTCCTGCATGTCCACGGCGCCGACAAGTACGCCACCACCACCGAGATCGCAGCCCGCGACGGCCGCGTGATCATGTTCCTGGACACCAAGCACGCCGTGGACCAGCTCACCAAGCACCTGCTCAACAGCGGCGTACGCGCCGCCGCGCTGCACGGCGGCAAGTCCCAGCCCCAGCGCAACCGCACCCTGGCCCAGTTCAAGACCGGCCACGTCACCGCGCTGGTGGCCACCAACGTCGCAGCCCGCGGCATCCACGTCGACAACCTCGACCTCGTCGTCAACGTCGACCCGCCCAGCGACCACAAGGACTACCTGCACCGCGGCGGCCGCACCGCCCGCGCCGGCGAGTCCGGCAGCGTCGTCACCCTGGTCCTGCCCAACCAGCGCCGCGACATGGCACGCCTCATGGCAGACGCCGGCATCACCCCGCACACCACCCACGTCCGCTCCGGCGAAGCCGAACTCAGCCGCATCACCGGCGCCCAGCCCCCCTCCGGCATCCCCATCACCGTCAGCGCACCCGTCACGGAGCGCCCCAAGCGCGGCGGCGCCCCGTTCCGCGGCCGGGGCACCCGCCCGGGTCGGCCCGGCCGCGCCGGTAGCGAGTCCCGCCGGTCCGCCGAGGCCCGCCAGACCGCCGAGGCCCGGAAGGCCGCACGGGTCCGTCGCGCCGCCTAG
- a CDS encoding arsenate reductase ArsC: MSAPETSSVLFVCVHNAGRSQMAAAFLAHLAGKQVEVRSAGSAPADTVNPAVVEAMRESGIDISAQKPKILTPEAVQASDVVITMGCGDACPYFPGKRYLDWKLDDPAGQGVAAVRPIRDEIEQRIRGLLSELGIQTRA, encoded by the coding sequence GTGAGCGCTCCCGAAACCTCCTCTGTGCTGTTCGTCTGCGTCCACAACGCGGGCCGGTCGCAGATGGCCGCCGCGTTCCTCGCCCACCTCGCAGGCAAGCAGGTGGAAGTCCGCTCCGCCGGTTCCGCACCGGCCGACACCGTGAACCCTGCGGTGGTCGAAGCCATGCGAGAGTCCGGCATCGACATCTCCGCCCAGAAGCCGAAGATCCTCACCCCCGAAGCTGTGCAAGCCTCCGACGTGGTGATCACCATGGGCTGCGGCGACGCCTGCCCCTACTTCCCCGGCAAGCGCTACCTCGACTGGAAGCTCGACGACCCCGCCGGCCAAGGCGTGGCCGCTGTCCGCCCGATTCGCGACGAGATCGAGCAGCGCATCCGCGGACTGCTGTCCGAACTCGGCATCCAGACACGGGCATAA
- a CDS encoding MIP/aquaporin family protein, whose translation MTDSPSLGRRVLVELVGTAALVTVVVGSGIQATELTRDVGVQLLANSLATVFGLGVLIALLGPVSGAHFNPVVTLAAWWTGRQGEDGLTLRDVAAYVPAQVAGGIGGAVLADAMFAEPLVRFSTHDRSAGHLWLGEVVATAGLVLLIFGLARTGQQRIGPVAVASYIGAAYWFTSSTSFANPAVTIGRAFTDTFAGIAPASVPPFTAAQLVGAVVGVVLVAALFGRSRPAADDVIVAHGEPELAASGR comes from the coding sequence ATGACCGACTCCCCTTCGCTCGGACGCCGCGTCCTGGTCGAGCTGGTGGGCACCGCGGCCCTGGTGACCGTCGTGGTCGGCTCCGGTATCCAGGCGACCGAGCTGACGCGCGATGTCGGTGTTCAACTGCTGGCCAATTCGCTGGCAACCGTCTTCGGTCTGGGCGTGCTGATCGCCCTGCTCGGCCCGGTCTCCGGCGCCCACTTCAACCCGGTCGTCACGCTGGCCGCCTGGTGGACCGGCCGCCAAGGCGAGGACGGCCTCACGCTGCGGGACGTGGCGGCGTACGTGCCCGCCCAGGTGGCCGGTGGCATCGGCGGTGCGGTGTTGGCGGACGCGATGTTCGCCGAGCCCCTCGTACGGTTCTCGACGCACGACCGATCCGCCGGTCACCTGTGGCTCGGCGAGGTCGTCGCCACCGCGGGCCTGGTCCTCCTCATCTTCGGACTGGCTCGCACGGGACAGCAGCGCATCGGCCCGGTCGCGGTCGCCTCCTACATCGGGGCGGCCTACTGGTTCACCTCCTCCACCAGCTTCGCAAACCCGGCAGTGACCATCGGCCGCGCCTTCACCGACACCTTCGCCGGGATCGCCCCCGCCTCCGTACCGCCGTTCACCGCAGCCCAACTCGTCGGCGCGGTCGTCGGCGTCGTCCTGGTCGCCGCGCTGTTCGGCCGATCCCGCCCAGCTGCGGACGACGTGATCGTCGCCCACGGTGAGCCCGAACTCGCCGCCTCCGGCCGCTGA
- a CDS encoding GTP-binding protein — MTAITDDENEAADRWDDGLIARRAGGRDVEPESESDEDLLAETHVTIGGAYTGPLRVRLDALRELIGLSRTRLDGRTLAEAGRVLDEAAARQRLSSRHTVVAIAGATGSGKSTLFNALAEVPISETGLRRPTTSAPIACTWSEGSAGLLDRLAIPPRLRRRPLAGGDEELYGLVLVDLPDHDSAMVRHREQVDRVLALVDAVIWVVDPEKYADAALHERYLRPLAGHAEITFVVLNQVDRLPGEAADQVLDDLRRLLDEDGIALGEHGEPGATVLALSALTGSGVGELRELIGKFVQEKNAAARRLSADVDAAAAKLRTVYVADGRTGLGERSRQDFAARLAEAVGAKAAGETAEREWRRNASRACGTPWLRLWRWYERTRMRGSGLLEAAAPVEDELTARQRVEQAVRTVADEAAQGLPGPWGQAVREAAVRGAEGLPEALDELAVREARAMSGRPPRAAWWPMGVLAQAAMTLLQVFGGLWLVGQIIGVLEPGLVPPALVMLAGIVGGPLVEWACAAAARGPARRYGQEAERRLQEAAAGCGRAKVLDPVVTELMRYEEVRERYATVSGPGVTKLSTLLR; from the coding sequence GTGACCGCCATCACTGACGACGAGAACGAGGCCGCCGACCGCTGGGACGACGGGCTGATCGCCCGGCGGGCCGGCGGCCGGGACGTGGAGCCCGAGAGTGAATCGGACGAGGACCTCCTGGCCGAGACGCACGTGACGATCGGCGGTGCCTATACCGGGCCGCTGCGGGTCCGGCTGGATGCGCTGCGCGAACTGATCGGCCTGTCGCGGACCCGGCTGGACGGCAGGACCCTCGCGGAGGCGGGACGGGTCCTGGACGAGGCGGCCGCCCGGCAGCGACTGTCTTCGCGGCACACCGTTGTCGCCATCGCGGGCGCTACGGGGAGCGGGAAATCGACGCTGTTCAACGCGCTCGCCGAGGTGCCGATCTCGGAGACGGGGCTGCGCCGGCCCACCACATCCGCGCCCATCGCCTGCACCTGGTCGGAGGGCTCGGCCGGTCTCCTCGACCGGCTTGCCATCCCGCCGCGGCTGCGGCGCAGACCGCTCGCCGGCGGCGACGAGGAGCTGTACGGGCTCGTCCTCGTCGATCTGCCCGACCACGACTCGGCCATGGTCAGACACCGGGAGCAGGTGGACCGGGTGCTGGCACTGGTGGACGCGGTGATCTGGGTCGTCGACCCGGAGAAGTACGCGGACGCCGCGCTGCACGAGCGGTATCTGCGGCCGCTCGCCGGGCACGCGGAGATCACCTTCGTGGTGCTCAACCAGGTGGACCGGCTGCCGGGCGAGGCCGCCGACCAGGTGCTCGACGATCTGCGCCGGCTCCTCGACGAGGACGGCATCGCGCTCGGTGAACACGGCGAGCCCGGCGCCACGGTGCTCGCGCTCTCGGCGCTCACCGGCAGTGGTGTCGGTGAACTGCGCGAGCTGATCGGGAAGTTCGTCCAGGAGAAGAACGCCGCCGCTCGCCGGCTGTCCGCGGATGTGGACGCGGCCGCCGCGAAGCTTCGTACGGTGTACGTCGCCGACGGGCGCACCGGTCTCGGCGAGCGCTCGCGCCAGGACTTCGCCGCACGGCTGGCGGAGGCGGTCGGCGCGAAGGCGGCGGGCGAGACCGCGGAGCGCGAGTGGCGCAGGAACGCGAGCCGGGCGTGCGGGACGCCGTGGCTGCGGCTGTGGCGCTGGTACGAACGCACCCGTATGCGGGGGAGTGGCTTGCTGGAGGCCGCGGCCCCGGTGGAGGACGAACTCACGGCACGGCAGCGGGTCGAGCAGGCGGTGCGTACGGTCGCGGACGAGGCGGCACAGGGGCTGCCGGGGCCGTGGGGGCAGGCGGTGCGTGAGGCTGCGGTTCGCGGGGCCGAAGGGCTGCCCGAGGCGCTGGACGAACTGGCGGTGCGCGAGGCGCGGGCGATGAGTGGTCGGCCGCCGCGAGCCGCGTGGTGGCCGATGGGGGTGCTGGCGCAGGCGGCGATGACCCTGCTCCAGGTTTTCGGAGGGCTGTGGCTGGTGGGCCAGATCATCGGCGTACTGGAGCCGGGCCTTGTGCCGCCGGCGCTGGTGATGCTCGCGGGGATCGTGGGCGGGCCGCTGGTGGAGTGGGCGTGCGCGGCGGCGGCCCGGGGACCGGCGCGCCGGTACGGGCAGGAGGCGGAGCGACGGCTGCAGGAGGCGGCCGCTGGGTGCGGGCGGGCGAAGGTGCTCGATCCGGTCGTGACGGAGCTCATGCGGTACGAGGAGGTACGGGAGCGGTACGCGACCGTCTCGGGGCCGGGGGTGACGAAGTTGTCCACACTGCTGCGGTAG
- a CDS encoding ArsR/SmtB family transcription factor, with protein sequence MSKSELPVLGQDDQSVCCSPMVREPLGAEAAVDLARMFKALSDPVRLRLLSLIASHDGGEACVCDLIGPFDVSQPTISHHLKVLREAGLVGSERRGTWVYYWVLPAALARLSALLQTPAGTVTVGVAG encoded by the coding sequence ATGTCGAAATCAGAGCTTCCCGTGCTCGGACAGGACGATCAGTCGGTCTGCTGCTCGCCGATGGTCCGCGAGCCGCTGGGGGCGGAAGCCGCCGTTGACCTGGCCCGGATGTTCAAGGCGCTGTCCGACCCGGTGCGTCTTCGCCTGCTGTCCTTGATTGCCTCGCACGACGGTGGCGAGGCCTGCGTGTGTGACCTCATCGGTCCGTTCGACGTGTCGCAGCCGACGATTTCCCACCATCTGAAGGTGCTGCGCGAGGCGGGCCTCGTCGGTTCGGAGCGACGCGGGACCTGGGTCTACTACTGGGTGCTGCCCGCCGCTCTCGCCAGGCTCTCCGCTCTGCTCCAGACTCCGGCCGGCACCGTTACTGTCGGAGTCGCGGGATGA
- a CDS encoding LAETG motif-containing sortase-dependent surface protein produces MSGLIATGSMAGAGAAAADDDGVQHQGGAVATLDGLKTYDRAVLHTNGRNHEIPAGVFEMTVDGGGRLKTYCIDIHNPTQDQAKYLETPWNQTSLGGNKNAGRIRWILQHSYPQIDDLAALAKDAGTGPLSERTAAAGTQVAIWRYSDDADVEALDPQAEKLADWLEKAATDVAEPKASFSLEPNAVSGLAGGRLGPVTVRTDADRVTVNPPADAAASGIKVTDAAGKPVTSAVNGAQLYFDVPAGAADASATLTAQATTSVPVGRAFAGATKSQTQILAGSSETTVSADATATWAKAGAIPALSAKKNCAKGGVDITATNKGDAPFTFELMGFKHSIPAGASRTVTLPVAEDQAYDFTITGPDGFKKNFKGVLDCKTTGTGAPETDTASSQLSPASAGGASAGLEGDLAETGSSNATPVIAGIAIALVVIGGGAVFFLRKKKTAGTEE; encoded by the coding sequence ATGTCGGGCCTCATCGCGACGGGCTCCATGGCGGGTGCGGGTGCGGCCGCCGCCGACGACGACGGCGTTCAGCACCAGGGGGGCGCGGTCGCCACTCTTGACGGGCTGAAGACCTACGACCGGGCCGTGCTCCACACGAACGGCAGGAATCACGAGATCCCCGCCGGGGTGTTCGAGATGACCGTCGACGGCGGCGGGCGGCTGAAGACGTACTGCATCGACATCCACAACCCGACCCAGGACCAGGCGAAGTACCTGGAGACCCCCTGGAACCAGACGTCGCTCGGCGGCAACAAGAACGCGGGCAGGATCCGCTGGATCCTGCAGCACTCCTACCCGCAGATCGACGACCTGGCGGCGCTGGCCAAGGACGCGGGCACCGGGCCGCTCTCCGAGAGGACCGCGGCGGCGGGCACTCAGGTCGCCATCTGGCGCTACTCGGACGACGCGGACGTCGAAGCCCTGGACCCGCAGGCGGAGAAGCTCGCGGACTGGCTCGAGAAGGCGGCCACGGACGTCGCGGAGCCCAAGGCCTCGTTCAGCCTGGAGCCGAATGCGGTTTCCGGCCTGGCGGGCGGCCGGCTCGGCCCCGTCACGGTCCGCACCGATGCCGACCGGGTCACCGTGAACCCGCCGGCCGACGCCGCCGCCAGCGGCATCAAGGTCACCGACGCGGCCGGCAAGCCCGTCACCTCCGCCGTCAACGGCGCCCAGCTGTACTTCGACGTCCCGGCCGGCGCCGCCGACGCATCGGCGACGTTGACCGCCCAGGCCACCACCTCCGTGCCGGTGGGCCGGGCGTTCGCCGGAGCGACGAAGAGCCAGACCCAGATCCTGGCGGGCTCCAGCGAGACCACGGTCTCCGCGGACGCCACCGCCACCTGGGCGAAGGCGGGCGCGATACCGGCGCTCTCCGCGAAGAAGAACTGCGCCAAGGGTGGCGTCGACATCACCGCCACCAACAAGGGCGACGCTCCGTTCACCTTCGAGCTGATGGGCTTCAAGCACTCCATCCCGGCCGGCGCATCGAGGACCGTCACCCTGCCGGTCGCCGAGGACCAGGCGTACGACTTCACCATCACCGGGCCCGACGGCTTCAAGAAGAACTTCAAGGGCGTACTGGACTGCAAGACCACCGGCACCGGGGCCCCGGAGACGGACACCGCCTCGTCCCAGCTCAGCCCGGCCTCGGCCGGCGGCGCCTCCGCGGGCCTCGAGGGCGACCTCGCCGAGACCGGAAGCTCCAACGCCACCCCGGTGATCGCGGGCATCGCGATCGCGCTGGTCGTCATCGGCGGCGGCGCGGTCTTCTTCCTCCGCAAGAAGAAGACGGCGGGCACCGAGGAGTGA